One part of the Muntiacus reevesi chromosome 18, mMunRee1.1, whole genome shotgun sequence genome encodes these proteins:
- the ZNF750 gene encoding zinc finger protein 750, whose amino-acid sequence MSLLKERKPKKPHYIPRPPGKPFKYKCFQCPFTCNEKSHLFNHMKYGLCKNSITLVSEQDRIPKCSKPNSSDPKQTNQPDPVVKPTSSKPVPSGLSHLDAKLQHGLAKDDIKENLDLHARGPHRCLGQKPAPNKEAAPPSPAPEAAVGTQPVLEGAVRPSAFVPVGEHRLKGQELTEAPEALALTHPPAKAASFHTKSAFHAPGYPWRAGSPFLTPEFPHKIPSTKSFGAASPYVHPSITEYPPHFYTEHGLATIYSPYLLAGNSPECDSPLLSVYGAQDQRHFLPHPGPIPKHLNPAPSTYDHYRFFQQYHSGLPIPYGFYRPESAFSSYGLRLPPVAGISRDQSSHLLEEAALRYQALSPSKLNSSNSHKKHTELEKESPTPEAKEPSKDGQRDTEGTKMSPRAGSAATGSPGRPSPTNFTQTSQPCAGVCSLSDAPAPGAPGRIQPPEQGLAAFKPIKNTEHPHSQAPENRAASPKSLEASNTDAPTQLGSLEASPSSPEDSSRVAPLNLSTKPEAEPAATHSPAYGEFAEPQDAPLNLSVKDPCNALTSRPSVCSPPRGAEPAAAPTPSPTQQREPASSGNRPEPSSVEAPVPGPTGKAQEIRAADSDEQKQTAAVALCQLATCSPVNVEPAAQEPTCRPDAPSPRAPGSQEAQCDLRPKGQKRTSPREAGKGQQGSKKAKPSDTARVFTLRKRTRVS is encoded by the exons ATGAGCCTTCTCAAAGAGCGAAAACCAAAAAAGCCACATTAcatccccaggcccccaggaaaGCCATTCAAGTACAAGTGTTTCCAGTGTCCCTTTACTTGCAATGAAAAGTCACATCTTTTCAACCACATGAAATATGGTCTTTGTAAAAACTCCATCACTTTAGTGTCCGAGCAAGATCGCATTCCCAAGTGCTCCAAACCAAACTCTTCGGACCCTAAGCAAACCAATCAGCCCGACCCTGTGGTAAAGCCCACCTCTTCCAAGCCCGTCCCAAGCGGGCTCTCACACCTGGATGCCAAGCTCCAACACGGCCTCGCCAAGGACGACATCAAGGAAAACCTGGACCTGCATGCACGCGGGCCCCACAGGTGCCTCGGACAGAAGCCTGCTCCCAACAAGGAAGCAGCGCCCCCAAGCCCAGCCCCAGAAGCTGCCGTGGGCACCCAGCCTGTTCTGGAAGGAGCTGTCCGGCCTTCAGCATTCGTTCCAGTGGGGGAGCACAGACTCAAAGGGCAGGAGCTCACGGAGGCTCCGGAAGCGCTGGCCCTGACCCACCCCCCTGCCAAAGCTGCCTCCTTCCACACCAAGTCTGCCTTCCATGCCCCTGGCTACCCCTGGAGAGCTGGCTCACCTTTCCTCACACCTGAGTTTCCACATAAAATCCCATCCACAAAGAGCTTTGGCGCCGCTTCCCCGTATGTGCACCCCAGCATCACGGAGTACCCGCCTCATTTTTACACGGAGCACGGACTGGCCACCATCTACTCACCTTACCTACTCGCAGGGAACTCGCCCGAGTGTGACAGCCCCCTGCTGTCCGTCTACGGGGCCCAAGACCAAAGACACTTCCTGCCTCACCCAGGGCCCATCCCCAAGCACCTGAACCCGGCTCCATCCACATACGACCATTACAGATTCTTCCAGCAGTATCACTCCGGCCTGCCAATTCCTTACGGATTTTACAGACCCGAGTCTGCATTCTCCTCCTACGGCCTCAGACTCCCACCCGTGGCTGGCATTTCACGGGACCAAAGCTCACATCTACTGGAAGAAGCTGCCCTGCGTTACCAGGCCTTGAGTCCCTCCAAGTTAAACTCCTCCAACTCCCACAAAAAACACACAGAGTTGGAGAAGGAGAGTCCAACTCCCGAGGCTAAAGAACCTTCCAAAGATGGGCAGAGGGACACGGAAGGGACCAAAATGAGCCCACGCGCAGGCAGTGCGGCCACAGGCTCCCCGGGAAGGCCAAGTCCCACCAACTTCACACAGACAAGCCAGCCGTGCGCGGGGGTGTGCAGCCTCTCAGATGCGCCCGCCCCCGGAGCCCCAGGAAGGATCCAACCACCAGAACAGGGCCTCGCAGCCTTCAAGCCCATCAAGAACACGGAGCACCCACATTCCCAGGCCCCAGAAAACAGAGCGGCGTCCCCGAAAAG CCTCGAGGCCTCGAACACAGATGCTCCAACTCAGCTGGGGAGCCTGGAGGCCTCTCCCTCCAGCCCGGAGGACAGCTCCAGGGTGGCCCCGCTGAACCTCTCCACGAAGCCAGAGGCTGAGCCGGCCGCCACGCACAGCCCTGCCTACGGAGAATTTGCCGAGCCGCAGGACGCACCACTCAACCTCTCAGTGAAGGACCCCTGCAACGCCCTGACCTCAAGGCCCTCTGTGTGCAGCCCCCCGCGAGGGGCCGAGCCCgcggctgcccccaccccctctccaACTCAGCAGAGGGAGCCTGCAAGCTCTGGGAACAGGCCTGAGCCCAGCTCTGTGGAGGCCCCGGTGCCCGGCcccactgggaaggcccaggaaATACGTGCAGCCGACAGCGATGAGCAGAAGCAGACGGCGGCCGTGGCCCTCTGCCAACTGGCAACCTGCAGCCCGGTGAATGTCGAGCCCGCGGCCCAGGAGCCCACCTGCCGGCCAGACGCACCCAGCCCCAGGGCTCCAGGGAGCCAGGAGGCTCAGTGCGACCTCAGACCCAAAGGGCAAAAGAGGACGAGCCCTAGGGAGGCGGGGAAGGGCCAGCAGGGATCCAAGAAGGCAAAGCCCAGTGACACAGCCAGAGTGTTCACACTCCGGAAGAGAACTCGGGTGTCTTAG